GACCGCCAAGGTCTGGAGGGTCCAGGTCGGTCGCAACCCGCTGTATCTGCTCGATACAGACATCGACAAGAACACGGCGGAAGATCGCCAACTGACTTTCCGCCTGTACGGCGGCGGCCACGAGATGCGCATCCAGCAGGAGATCCTCCTCGGCATCGGCGGCGTGCGTGCGCTGCGTGCTCTCGGCGTCGAACCTTCGATCTTCCACATGAACGAAGGGCACTCGGTGTTCCTGGGCCTCGAGCGTCTGCGCGAGTACATGCACAATGATAACCTGGCGTTCCGGGATGCCGTGGAAATGGTTCGTTCGTCGACGCTCTTCACGACGCACACGCCCGTCCCAGCTGGCAACGATGCCTTCCCGCCGGCGCTGATGGAGAAGTACTTCCGTCCGTTCTGGGAATCCCTGGGGATCTCCCGCGCGCAGTTCCTGGCCCTTGGCCTCGACACGCAGCAGGATGGTTCACAGCTCTACTCCTTGACGGTTCTGGCGCTGAACCTGGTCGCCATGGCCAACGGCGTTTCCGAATTGCACGGTCACGTTTCGCGCGCAATGTGGCAACACATCTGGCCGGATGTTCCCGCGCGCGAAAACCTGATCCAGCACATCACAAATGGCGTTCACACGCGGACGTGGCTCAGCATCGACATCCAGGAACTGTTCGACAAGTACTTCGAGAAGAACTGGCGCGAGCGCCTCTCCGATCCGAAGCTGTGGGAGCAGGTCGACAAGATTCCCGATGAGGATCTGTGGAACGCGATCAGCAAGCTGCGCGCTGACTTGATGGACTTCGTGCACAAGCGCGTGACGTCGCAGCACGCTCGCTTTGGCGAGTCGCCGGACAGGCTGCGCGAGTGGTCTGAGATCATGGACAAGGATACGCTGACGATTGGATTTGCGCGTCGTTTTGCGACCTACAAGCGTGCCACGCTGATCTTCCGCGATCGGGAGCGTCTCGCTCGCATTCTGAACAACCCCGAGCGCCCCATCCAGTTGATCTTTGCCGGCAAGGCACACCCCGCCGACGTTCCGGGTCAGGCGCTGATCCGCCAGATCCAGGAGATGTCCCGCGAGCCCGAATTCCAGGGCAAGATCATCTTCCTTGAGAACTACGACATGAACATCGGCCGCCGACTGACCAGCGGCGTCGACGTGTGGCTGAACAATCCGCGCCGCCCGTACGAAGCATCCGGTACCAGCGGCATGAAGGTGCCTCTGAACGGTGGCCTGAACTGCTCGATCCTCGACGGTTGGTGGCCCGAGGCGTTCCGCGACAATCACCTGGTGGGCTGGGCGCTTGGCGAAGAGCGCTTCTACGACAATCCCGATCAGCAGGATGAAGCGGATGCCGAGTCGATCTACGCGACCTTCGAGCATCAGATCGCGAAGCTGTTCTACAAGCGCGACAACAAGGGCATTCCGCGCGAGTGGGTAAACCGCGTTCGCGAATCCATGAAGGAAGTCGCCGCCATGTTCTCCACGCACCGCATGGTGCAGGACTACACGAACATGTACTACGTGCCCGCCGGGCAGCGGCATGGGCTGCTTGTCGCGAATCGCTACGAGCGCGCCCGTCAGAACGCGAAGTGGAAAGAGGAGATTCGCACGAACTGGCCGAGCATTCGGATCCACGCGTTCCTGGAGAACAACGGCGCCCCGGTGCACACGGTGCGCGTCCGCGAGAAGATGGAACTGGTTGCCGAAGTCGATCTCGGCCCCATCGATCCCGATGACGTCCAGGTGGAGATCTACATGGCATCGTTGGCCGAAACGGGCGAGGACGAATTTCCCCGGGCCGGATCGATCCCGATGCATCCGGAAGGCAAGAACGACAAGGGCCGGTACGTCTTCCGCGGCAACTTGCTCGAAGGCGATTCCGGTGAATACGGCTATACGGTTCGCGTGGTGCCGAAGCACCCGGACCTCATCCACCCGAACGAACTCGGACTGATCAGTTGGGCGAACAGCCACCAGCACTGATCGGCCCTGAAATGCAGCTCTCACAGCCCCTCGCCTGCCACGGCGAGGGGCTTCTCATTGGGCTTGGCCCCCGTGGCGGCTTCTGCGAGGGTTCCTGTAATTCTCTGGGGGTGTTTCCAACATGAAGATTGAGGTCGATCTCTACAGCGATACCATCTCGCGGCCTTCGGCGGGTATGCGGCGCGCCATGGCCGAGGCCGAGGTCGGGGATGAGCAAAAGAAGGAAGACCCGACGGTCAATCGGCTGTGCCGCATGGTGGCGGATCTCCTGGAGAAGGACGATGCGATCTATCTGCCATCCGGCTCGATGTGTAACGCGATCGCCCTTCGCGTACATTGCGCACCGGGTGATGAGGTCTTGATCGACAAGACAGCACACCCTGTGCACTTCGAGGTTGGTGGAATGGCCGCGCTGGCCGGCGCGATGCCCCGGCTCCTCGATGGAGATCGTGGCATCTTTTCGGCGGAACAGGTCCAAGAGGCCTATCGCGTTCCCGGAAGTAACCACAACCCTCGCTCGCGACTGGTCAGCGTCGAGCAAACCACCAACATGGGCGGCGGCCGCGTGTGGCCGCTTCCGGAG
This genomic stretch from bacterium harbors:
- the glgP gene encoding alpha-glucan family phosphorylase — protein: MLQRKVPTQFLGKLRVLPKLPAPLEGLEDLANNLWWSWNPSARALFREICPETWRRTEGNPVRFMETVSQKVLEEASKSKPILKMYDTVMKQYQGYLGDKKTWFDVTHGGKTGTQIAYFSAEFGLHESLPIYSGGLGVLAGDHCKSASDLGLPFVGVGLLYREGYFIQDIDHDGQQRAIYKALDWRDLPVKPALDSKNEQIYVTVDLPGRVLTAKVWRVQVGRNPLYLLDTDIDKNTAEDRQLTFRLYGGGHEMRIQQEILLGIGGVRALRALGVEPSIFHMNEGHSVFLGLERLREYMHNDNLAFRDAVEMVRSSTLFTTHTPVPAGNDAFPPALMEKYFRPFWESLGISRAQFLALGLDTQQDGSQLYSLTVLALNLVAMANGVSELHGHVSRAMWQHIWPDVPARENLIQHITNGVHTRTWLSIDIQELFDKYFEKNWRERLSDPKLWEQVDKIPDEDLWNAISKLRADLMDFVHKRVTSQHARFGESPDRLREWSEIMDKDTLTIGFARRFATYKRATLIFRDRERLARILNNPERPIQLIFAGKAHPADVPGQALIRQIQEMSREPEFQGKIIFLENYDMNIGRRLTSGVDVWLNNPRRPYEASGTSGMKVPLNGGLNCSILDGWWPEAFRDNHLVGWALGEERFYDNPDQQDEADAESIYATFEHQIAKLFYKRDNKGIPREWVNRVRESMKEVAAMFSTHRMVQDYTNMYYVPAGQRHGLLVANRYERARQNAKWKEEIRTNWPSIRIHAFLENNGAPVHTVRVREKMELVAEVDLGPIDPDDVQVEIYMASLAETGEDEFPRAGSIPMHPEGKNDKGRYVFRGNLLEGDSGEYGYTVRVVPKHPDLIHPNELGLISWANSHQH